The Sphingomonas aliaeris genome segment GCGAGATCCGCGGACGACACCTGCTGCACCTTCTGGACGAAATCGGCGCGTTGTTCGTGCAGCTGGTTCATCGTCATGCCCGCCGCGACCGAGCGCAGCGCATCGACGAACTTGCCCTCGACCAGTTCCTTCAGCGCATCGGGATGCATCGTGCGCATGCCGAGCGTCTGCGCAGCAGTCGCGATCGATTGCGCATCGGGGCGCACGCGGACGTAGAATTCCGCCTTCACATCGATCCGCAGCCGGTCGAGCGTGATCAGCGCATCGGTGTTCTTCCGCTCGACCGCGAGCCGCACGGTGTTCATGTTCACCGGCATCGTCTCGTGGAACACCGGCAGGACGAGCGCCCCGCCATTGATCACGACCTTTTCCCCGCCGAAGCCGGTACGGACGAACCCGATCTCCTTAGACGCACGCTTGTACAGCTTCGCCAGGATCAGCCCGAGCACGAGCAAGGCGACGAGCGCGCCGCCCGAATAGATCAGGTACGGCACGACGGATCCGGACTGCGTGGCGACTTCGTTCATGAGTATCAGGCTCCGAGATAAGGGAGGCGATGATCGCCGCGGGATATTGCGCGGAAGATGTTGCCTTCGCGGCGAACGATTAAGATTGCCTCACCCTCCGCAAAGGACTCGGCCGGGTTGTTCGGCTCGACCATGACGTAATGCGCCTGGCCGTGCCGGTCCTCGACGCGGGCACGCGCGGGTGAATTCTGCTCGGCCCGGCCGGTGACGATGCGCGCGGCCTCGCCGACCAGATCGTCCAGATCGATCGCGGTCGTGTGATCGTGCGGCAGTATCTTCGCCAGGATGCGTGCCGCGAACCCCGTTAGCGGCAGCGCGATCAGCCCGGCCGCGGGGATCGCGATCCAGGCCGCCAGAAGATCGCCGCTACTGTCATGGATCGCCTGTTGGCCGATCAGCCCGACGCTACCGAACATCGTCAGGAACACGACCAGCAGCATCAGTAGCGGCAGCCGCCCGACGCCGAGCCACGACAACAGATCGGGATGCGAATCCAGATCGGCATCGATGTGCGTGTCCACGCCCAGCCCGATGACCTGGACGAGGCCAATCAGCACCATCAGCAGAAGCGCCGACACGAAGACGACGTTTTCCCCCGCCATCAGAAATTCAATCATGCCCGCGCCCCATAGGCATCAAGGTAGATCGACCGTCGCGCAGCTTCCAGCGGAATCGGACTCCGCCGCCCTCCCCGCTACCGCGCCGGAACCGTCGTCCGCTCAGTCCATCGTCAGCACGATCTTCCCGACATGATCGCCCGCTTCCATGCGTTCGTGCGCAGCGGGGGCTTCGGACAGCGGGAACGTGCGGTCGATGATCGGCTTCAACCGCCCCTGTTCGACATGCGGCCACACGGTGCGCGCGAGTTCGTCCGCGACGAGCGACTTGAACGCCGTATCGCGCGGGCGCAGCGTCGAACCGGTCATCGTCAGGCGGCGGCGCATGATCTCGAACAACGGCACCGTCGCCATCATCCCGCCCTGCACCGCGATCGACACGTGTCGGCCATCGTCCGCAAGGCATTGCAGGTTGCGCGGCACATAGTCTCCGCCGACCATGTCGAGCACCACGGCGACGCCCTTTCCGCCGGTGATCTCCTTCACCCGAGCAACGAAGTCCTCGGACTTGTAGTTGATCGCATGGTCCGCCCCGATCGCCTTGGCGGCGGCGCATTTCTCGTCGGATCCAGCCGTCACGACGATCGTCACGCCGAACAGGTTGCACAAGGCGATCGCCATCGTGCCGATCCCGCTGGTGCCGCCATGCACCAATACGGTGTCGCCCTCGGTCGCATATCCTCGTTCGAACAGGTTGGTCCACACGGTGAACAGGGTCTCGGGCATCGCTGCCGCCTCGACCATGCTCACCGCTTGCGGCACGGGCAGGCACTGGCCCCACGGCGCGACGGCATAATCGGCATAGGCCCCGCCGGTGATCAGCGCGCAGACCGGCTGGCCGATCGCTTCGGCCATCACCCCGTCCCCGACGGCGACGACGGTGCCGGAAATCTCCATCCCCAGGATCGACGGGGCACCGGGCGGCGGCGGATACTTGCCCTGGCGCTGCATCACTTCGGGCCGGTTGACCCCGGCGGCGGCCACGCGGACCAACACTTCGCCCGCACCCGGAACCGGAACGGGTCGATCGACGATCGTCAGTACGTCCGGCCCGCCCGGAGCCTCTGGATCGATCGCACGCATCGTCTTGGGAATATCGCTCATCTTGTACGCCTGTATGGCCGAAAAACCGGCCTGGGCGTTATTGACATCGCTGCTCGCAGGGTCAACTTTCATGGCATGGACCTGCCAAAGGAATGGGACGATACCTTCGCCGGGAAGGGCGACGATCCGCTGGCCGTGTTGCTGGGGCAGGATCTGGACCCGCTGTCGGTCGCCGAACTCGACGCCCGGATCGCCGCGCTCGAGGCGGAGATCGAACGGACGCGCGGAAAAAAGAACGCGCCGTTAACCATCGCGCAAGCGCCGACGGCCTATTCAGGAGATGACCCTCACGCGCCTGGGGACTCGTCGGCGGGACAGGAATGGCCGACGTGTTTTTCAAGTGCTTGATGCGGGTGGCCCGCCTTCCAACATAGTGGAAAATGGTCGCTCGTCGTCCGCGGCCCGCTCGAATGCCCTTTGGGAGTAACCGAAAATGCCATCTTTCGCCTCTGCGCTGGAAACCACGCTCCACAAGGCGCTCGAAGCCGCATCGTCGCGGCGTCATGAATATGCCACGCTCGAACATCTGCTGCTCGCGCTGATCGACGACGAACATGCGTCGAAAGTGATGACATCCTGCGGCGTCGAACTGGAAGAGTTGAAGGCCACCG includes the following:
- a CDS encoding NAD(P)H-quinone oxidoreductase, which produces MSDIPKTMRAIDPEAPGGPDVLTIVDRPVPVPGAGEVLVRVAAAGVNRPEVMQRQGKYPPPPGAPSILGMEISGTVVAVGDGVMAEAIGQPVCALITGGAYADYAVAPWGQCLPVPQAVSMVEAAAMPETLFTVWTNLFERGYATEGDTVLVHGGTSGIGTMAIALCNLFGVTIVVTAGSDEKCAAAKAIGADHAINYKSEDFVARVKEITGGKGVAVVLDMVGGDYVPRNLQCLADDGRHVSIAVQGGMMATVPLFEIMRRRLTMTGSTLRPRDTAFKSLVADELARTVWPHVEQGRLKPIIDRTFPLSEAPAAHERMEAGDHVGKIVLTMD
- a CDS encoding YqiJ family protein, with translation MIEFLMAGENVVFVSALLLMVLIGLVQVIGLGVDTHIDADLDSHPDLLSWLGVGRLPLLMLLVVFLTMFGSVGLIGQQAIHDSSGDLLAAWIAIPAAGLIALPLTGFAARILAKILPHDHTTAIDLDDLVGEAARIVTGRAEQNSPARARVEDRHGQAHYVMVEPNNPAESFAEGEAILIVRREGNIFRAISRGDHRLPYLGA